In a genomic window of Occallatibacter riparius:
- the sucC gene encoding ADP-forming succinate--CoA ligase subunit beta: MKIHEYQAKEILAKYGVPVPRGEVANTPEEAAAVARKLFAEGASGVVVKAQIHAGGRGKGGGVKVAKNRDEAEQHVQKILGMQLITHQTGPQGQKVRRLLIEETAQIDRELYLGIVLDRSTGKLTFMASQAGGMEIEEVAAKTPEAIYKESIDPAIGLGAYQARKLAFALGLKPTQVNQAVAFFQSLYKATLETDASLVEINPFITTKDDKLFALDAKINFDDNALFRHADIKALRDVDEEDPLEVEASKYSLNYIKLDGTIACMVNGAGLAMATMDIIQYAGGSPANFLDVGGGATQEQIEHAFEILLSDKNVKAIFINIFGGILRVDRLATGVVAAAKNLNVQVPIVLRLEGTNVEEGRKILKESGLNFQVGATMKEAAELVVAAAKEAK; the protein is encoded by the coding sequence ATGAAGATTCACGAGTATCAGGCGAAAGAAATCCTCGCGAAATACGGCGTGCCCGTTCCCAGGGGCGAAGTCGCCAACACTCCGGAAGAGGCCGCCGCCGTGGCGCGCAAGCTCTTCGCGGAGGGCGCATCGGGCGTTGTGGTCAAGGCGCAGATTCACGCTGGAGGCCGCGGCAAGGGCGGCGGCGTGAAGGTGGCCAAGAACCGCGATGAAGCCGAGCAGCACGTGCAGAAGATCCTCGGCATGCAGCTCATCACGCACCAGACCGGCCCCCAGGGCCAGAAGGTCCGCCGCCTGCTGATCGAAGAGACCGCGCAGATCGACCGCGAGCTCTATCTTGGCATCGTGCTCGACCGCTCCACCGGCAAACTGACCTTCATGGCCTCGCAGGCCGGCGGCATGGAGATCGAAGAGGTCGCCGCCAAGACGCCCGAAGCCATCTATAAAGAGAGCATCGATCCGGCCATCGGCCTGGGCGCTTACCAGGCCCGCAAACTCGCCTTCGCGCTCGGCCTCAAGCCCACGCAGGTCAACCAGGCCGTCGCGTTCTTCCAGAGCCTTTACAAGGCGACGCTCGAAACCGACGCCTCGCTCGTCGAGATCAATCCCTTCATCACCACCAAAGACGACAAGCTGTTCGCCCTTGACGCCAAGATCAATTTCGATGACAACGCGCTCTTCCGTCACGCCGACATCAAGGCCCTGCGCGACGTGGACGAAGAAGATCCGCTCGAAGTCGAAGCCAGCAAGTACTCGCTCAACTACATCAAGCTCGACGGCACCATCGCCTGCATGGTCAACGGCGCGGGCCTTGCGATGGCCACCATGGACATCATCCAGTACGCCGGCGGCTCGCCTGCCAACTTCCTCGACGTAGGCGGCGGCGCCACGCAGGAACAGATCGAGCACGCGTTCGAAATTCTGCTCAGCGACAAGAACGTGAAGGCCATCTTCATCAACATCTTCGGCGGCATCCTTCGCGTCGATCGTCTCGCCACCGGCGTGGTCGCAGCGGCGAAGAACCTCAACGTGCAGGTACCCATCGTCCTTCGCCTTGAAGGAACGAACGTCGAAGAGGGCCGCAAGATCCTCAAGGAATCCGGCCTCAAC